One Trichosurus vulpecula isolate mTriVul1 chromosome 7, mTriVul1.pri, whole genome shotgun sequence genomic region harbors:
- the LOC118858413 gene encoding 40S ribosomal protein S10-like has product MLMPKKNQIAIYELLFKEGVMVAKKDVHMPKHLELADKNVPNLHVMKAMQSLKSRGYVKEQFAWRHFYWYLTNEGIQYLRDYLHLPPEIVPATLRRSHSETGRPRSKGLEGKRPARLAQGEAGRDTYRRSAAPPGADKKAEAGAGSATEFQFRGGFGRGRGQPPQ; this is encoded by the coding sequence ATGTTGATGCCCAAGAAGAACCAAATTGCCATCTATGAACTCCTTTTTAAGGAGGGAGTGATGGTAGCCAAGAAGGATGTCCACATGCCAAAGCACCTCGAGCTGGCAGACAAGAACGTGCCCAATCTCCATGTCATGAAGGCCATGCAGTCTCTAAAGTCTCGTGGCTATGTTAAGGAGCAGTTTGCATGGAGGCATTTCTACTGGTACCTCACCAATGAGGGCATTCAGTACCTCCGGGAttaccttcacctgccccctgagATTGTGCCTGCCACACTCCGAAGAAGTCATTCTGAGACAGGAAGGCCAAGGTCCAAAGGTCTGGAGGGCAAGCGACCTGCCCGGCTTGCGCAGGGTGAAGCTGGCAGAGACACATATAGACGAAGTGCTGCTCCCCCTGGTGCTGACAAgaaggctgaggctggggctgggtcAGCAACAGAATTCCAATTTAGAGGTGGATTTGGTCGTGGACGTGGTCAACCTCCTCAATAG